The following proteins are co-located in the Chlorocebus sabaeus isolate Y175 chromosome 21, mChlSab1.0.hap1, whole genome shotgun sequence genome:
- the OR2A25 gene encoding LOW QUALITY PROTEIN: olfactory receptor 2A25 (The sequence of the model RefSeq protein was modified relative to this genomic sequence to represent the inferred CDS: inserted 2 bases in 1 codon): MGGNQTSIPEFLLLGFPVGPRIQMLLFGLFSLFYIFTLLGNGTILGLISLDSRLHTPMYFFLSHLAVVDIAYACNTVPQMLVNLLHPAKPISFAGCMTQMFLFLSFAHTECLLLVLMSYDRYVAICHPLRYSTIMTWKVCITLALTSWTLGVLLALVHLMLLLPLSFCGPQKVNHFFCEITAVLKLACVDTXINEAIVLAGALSVLVGPFFSIVISYVHILCAILKIQSGEGRQKAFSICSSHLCVVGLFYGTAIIMYVEPQYESPKEQNKYLLLFHSLFNPMLNPLIYGLRNKEVQGVLKRMLVKERTS; the protein is encoded by the exons ATGGGAGGAAATCAGACTTCCATCCCAGAGTTCCTTTTACTGGGATTTCCTGTTGGTCCAAGGATTCAGATGCTCCTCTTTGGGCTCTTCTCCCTGTTCTACATCTTCACCCTGCTGGGGAACGGGACCATCCTGGGGCTCATCTCACTGGACTCCAGACTCCACACTCCCATGTATTTCTTCCTCTCACACCTGGCGGTCGTTGACATCGCCTATGCCTGCAACACAGTGCCCCAGATGCTGGTGAACCTCCTGCATCCAGCCAAGCCCATCTCCTTTGCTGGCTGCATGACCcagatgtttctgtttttgagtttTGCACATACCGAATGTCTCCTGCTGGTGCTGATGTCCTATGATCGGTATGTGGCCATCTGCCACCCTCTTCGATATTCTACCATCATGACCTGGAAAGTCTGCATCACTCTGGCATTGACTTCCTGGACTTTAGGAGTCTTACTGGCCCTTGTCCATCTAATGTTACTGCTACCACTGTCCTTCTGTGGACCCCAGAAAGTTAACCACTTTTTCTGTGAAATTACGGCTGTTCTCAAACTTGCCTGTGTGGATAC CATTAATGAGGCAATCGTTTTGGCAGGGGCACTGTCTGTGCTGGTGGGACCCTTCTTTTCTATTGTAATATCTTATGTTCATATTCTGTGTGCCATTCTAAAGATCCAGTCAGGGGAGGGGCGCCAGAAAGCCTTCTCCATctgctcctcccacctctgtgTGGTTGGACTCTTTTATGGCACAGCCATCATCATGTATGTTGAGCCCCAATATGAGAGCCCCAAGGAGCAGAACAAATATCTCCTGCTGTTTCACAGCCTCTTCAATCCCATGCTCAATCCCCTAATTTATGGTCTTAGGAACAAAGAAGTCCAAGGTGTTCTAAAGAGGATGCTTGTAAAGGAGAGAACTTCATGA
- the OR2A5 gene encoding LOW QUALITY PROTEIN: olfactory receptor 2A5 (The sequence of the model RefSeq protein was modified relative to this genomic sequence to represent the inferred CDS: inserted 2 bases in 2 codons): MTENQTXVTEFILLGSPLSLRILMLLSGLFSLFYIFTLLGNGAILGLIWLDSRLHTPMHFFLSQLAIVDISYASNNVPKMMTNLLNKRKTVSFVPCIMQTFLYMAFAHTECLILVMMSCDRYVAICHPLKYSVMKWRVCTVLAVTSWACGSLLALVHVVLILRLPFCGPHEINHFFCEILSVLRPACADTWFNQVVIFSASVFILVGLLCLVLVSYSHILAAMLRIQSGEGRRKAFSTCSSHLCXVGLFFGSAVVMYMALKSRHPEEQQKVLSLFYSLFNPMLNPLIYSLRNAEVKGALKRVL; the protein is encoded by the exons ATGACAGAAAATCAGA GGGTCACAGAATTCATTCTCCTGGGATCTCCGCTCAGCCTGAGGATTCTGATGCTCCTCTCTGGGCTCTTCTCCCTGTTCTACATCTTCACCCTGTTGGGAAACGGGGCCATCCTGGGGCTCATCTGGCTGGACTCCAGACTGCACACCCCCATGCACTTCTTCCTCTCACAGCTGGCCATCGTTGATATTTCGTATGCTTCCAACAATGTCCCCAAGATGATGACAAATCTTctgaacaagagaaaaacagtctCCTTTGTCCCATGCATAATGCAGACCTTTTTATACATGGCTTTTGCTCACACCGAGTGTCTCATCTTGGTAATGATGTCCTGTGATCGGTACGTGGCTATCTGCCACCCTCTGAAATATTCTGTCATGAAATGGAGAGTGTGCACAGTCCTGGCTGTCACTTCCTGGGCATGTGGCTCCCTTCTGGCCCTGGTCCATGTGGTTCTCATCCTGAGGCTGCCCTTCTGTGGGCCTCATGAAATCAACCACTTCTtctgtgaaatcctgtctgtccTCAGGCCGGCCTGTGCTGATACCTGGTTCAACCAGGTGGTCATCTTTTCTGCTTCCGTGTTCATCCTGGTGGGGCTGCTCTGCCTCGTGCTGGTCTCCTACTCCCACATCCTGGCGGCCATGCTGAGGATCCAGTCTGGAGAGGGCCGCAGAAAGGCCTTCTCCACCTGCTCCTCTCACCTCT ATGTGGGGCTCTTCTTTGGCAGTGCCGTTGTCATGTACATGGCCCTCAAGTCCCGCCATCCTGAGGAGCAGCAGAAGGTCCTTTCCCTGTTTTACAGCCTTTTCAACCCGATGCTGAACCCTCTGATCTACAGCCTGAGGAATGCAGAGGTCAAAGGTGCCCTGAAAAGAGTGTTGTAG